The sequence below is a genomic window from Sulfuracidifex metallicus DSM 6482 = JCM 9184.
TCATTAATACTAACCTTTGTCCTAGCCCTAATAATAATTTCCTGCATAGTTATCCAATGGGTTCCCTTCCAATATTCCTTAGAACAATGACTACATTTCCATCTATCCTTTCCTATTTGTTCGAGAACGGAATTACATTCAGGACATCTAGTAGCCCCTAGATCTAATGAAAGATCTATTTTCCAATTATTAGCTAATTTTACAAGTGTTTCCTCTATATTAAGTCCAGGCTCTATAAGTTCACAAGGTAGTCCTTTCTTTTTAGCTCTAATACAAAGACCTCTATCCCTAGTTACTATTATTCTGCTATTTTCTTGAGAAATTTTTAATATCTTCCAATCCTCTATATCGTTCTTATAGTAGGTATCATAACCAAGTATCCTAAGCCATCTTGCAAGCCTCCCCAGCATGGCGTCTACAATGAACTTCTGTCTCTGCATCGTTACCCTATAGCTAACTATGTATTACATTATAAATTATTACTACCGTTAAGAACCATGTGAAAATAAACGTAAGACCCCCTTTACCTATCAGCTCCCATTTGGAATTCACTTTAAAAATATTTCTAGAAATAATCACAGATATTATATAAGTAAATATCAAAGAGAATAAAATAATAAAATAAGTTGGATAGATAAGCGTTATAAAACCAGATAATATACCTAAAATTCCACGTGAAAGCAAGATTTTATCCGAAGTATTCACAGACATAGATTCGTAAAAGGTGTTTTAAGTGCAAAGGAAAGTTTCTATGAATTATTTTGACTTGTTAGCATGGCATATAGAGAATTCCCAAAATATAGAAAATTGTAGAATAGATAATATTTATATTACAAAAGGCTCTAATAACATTTTCCTATTTCACTTGCATTGTAAGGATGGGGATAGAGACCTAATAATTGAACCGGGAAGGAGAATACATTTTACAAAATTTACAATAGATAGGGATACAAATGGACAAGTTTCGTTCCTTAGAACTTTATTAAGAGAGAGTTTCATTAGGTCAACCGAAATATTAGGTCATGAAAGAATTTATTCTATTAAAACTAGCAATGAAAAAAATATAATCGTA
It includes:
- a CDS encoding Mut7-C RNAse domain-containing protein, which translates into the protein MQRQKFIVDAMLGRLARWLRILGYDTYYKNDIEDWKILKISQENSRIIVTRDRGLCIRAKKKGLPCELIEPGLNIEETLVKLANNWKIDLSLDLGATRCPECNSVLEQIGKDRWKCSHCSKEYWKGTHWITMQEIIIRARTKVSINEDGRKSNFIGRSNS